A genomic window from Vagococcus sp. CY52-2 includes:
- a CDS encoding VOC family protein: MSFHKNPVTFVSHVALKVSDLEKSKRFYTEVLGLNIKEQTSNSVSFTTNGQDVLLTITQPKTINKKQEQRTGLYHFALLLPKRADLSQVVRHFIHLGARFGGGDHLVSEAIYLNDPDGNGIEIYVDREASVWQWSNGEVTMTTDPVDFDDLLKESVNPVWNGLPKETVMGHIHLQVNDLAKNKEFYVDGLGFDVVSRYGREALFLSDSNYHHHIALNTWSGTQIKHAEKTETGIESYSIVFPSEEKRQETVASLRELGIPVMEEENEVTVFDPSDIKLKLMIG; this comes from the coding sequence ATGTCATTTCATAAAAATCCAGTTACCTTTGTTAGTCATGTTGCACTTAAAGTGAGCGACTTAGAAAAATCTAAACGTTTTTATACAGAAGTATTAGGATTAAACATAAAAGAACAGACATCAAACAGTGTGTCATTTACGACAAATGGTCAGGATGTTTTGTTAACGATTACCCAACCAAAAACTATCAACAAAAAACAAGAACAACGAACAGGCTTGTACCATTTTGCTTTACTATTACCAAAACGAGCAGACTTATCTCAAGTCGTGAGACATTTTATTCATCTAGGCGCTCGTTTTGGTGGCGGAGATCATTTAGTTAGTGAAGCCATTTATTTAAATGATCCAGATGGCAATGGGATTGAAATTTATGTCGACAGAGAGGCGAGTGTTTGGCAATGGTCGAATGGTGAAGTTACCATGACGACTGACCCAGTTGATTTTGATGATTTATTAAAAGAATCAGTTAACCCAGTTTGGAATGGTTTGCCAAAAGAAACGGTGATGGGGCATATTCATTTGCAAGTGAATGATTTAGCAAAAAATAAAGAGTTCTATGTTGATGGGCTTGGGTTTGATGTGGTCAGTCGATATGGAAGAGAGGCATTGTTTTTATCTGATTCAAACTATCATCATCATATTGCCTTAAACACTTGGTCAGGGACACAAATTAAACACGCTGAAAAAACAGAAACAGGCATCGAAAGTTATTCAATTGTCTTTCCAAGCGAAGAAAAACGACAAGAGACTGTGGCGTCATTAAGAGAATTAGGTATTCCAGTAATGGAAGAAGAAAATGAGGTTACTGTATTTGATCCGTCAGATATAAAACTAAAATTGATGATTGGTTAA
- a CDS encoding ABC transporter ATP-binding protein, with translation MSHDNPVLVELNDINKYYPVGKSTLHVLKNLNLTIEQGEFIMIMGKSGSGKTTLMNIIGFLDQLSDGEYIFDNKDASELTENQKSTLRNEYIGFIFQQFFLIQSLNVIQNVELPMVYGGKKKEKERRQIASDYLAMVGLEGKEFSKTTELSGGQQQRVAIARALVNDPLLIMADEPTGALDSETSEDIMSILSNLNKEGKTIVMVTHDPDMRKYATRVVYMKDGLFLTEEEFINA, from the coding sequence ATGAGTCACGACAACCCAGTATTAGTTGAGTTAAATGATATAAATAAATACTATCCAGTCGGCAAATCAACACTGCATGTCTTAAAAAATCTCAACCTTACTATTGAGCAAGGCGAATTTATCATGATTATGGGGAAATCCGGTAGTGGAAAAACGACGCTCATGAATATTATTGGATTTTTAGATCAACTATCAGATGGTGAGTATATTTTTGATAATAAAGACGCGTCAGAATTAACTGAAAATCAAAAATCGACTTTAAGAAACGAATACATCGGATTTATTTTTCAACAATTTTTCTTAATACAATCGTTAAATGTGATTCAAAATGTTGAATTACCAATGGTGTATGGTGGAAAGAAAAAAGAAAAAGAACGTCGTCAAATCGCCTCAGACTATTTAGCTATGGTTGGTCTAGAAGGAAAAGAGTTTTCTAAAACGACTGAGTTATCAGGAGGACAACAGCAACGTGTCGCCATAGCTAGAGCCTTAGTTAATGATCCGCTATTAATTATGGCAGATGAACCGACAGGAGCCCTTGATAGTGAAACGAGTGAAGATATTATGAGTATCTTGTCTAATTTAAATAAAGAAGGAAAAACAATTGTCATGGTCACTCATGATCCTGATATGAGAAAGTATGCCACACGAGTGGTTTATATGAAAGATGGTTTATTCCTTACCGAGGAGGAATTTATCAATGCTTAA
- a CDS encoding response regulator transcription factor, with protein sequence MKILVIDDDEDLLKLIENALSKEYTVETKLGANRVNPDELKHYDLVILDVMMPEMSGFDFLKQYRELIDAPIILLTAKDFEKDKLEGFALGADDYVTKPFSIKEIRARVAAHLRREQRQKHHRLIDYPVSCDLIAKQFFYEETKVSLTSSEYELCELLLKNKGQVFSKEQLYTSIYGLEAVGDSQTTITERVKQIRAKFDLVGINPIKTVWGVGYKWQIEKD encoded by the coding sequence ATGAAAATATTAGTCATTGATGATGACGAGGATTTATTAAAACTAATAGAAAATGCGTTAAGTAAAGAGTACACAGTGGAGACTAAATTAGGTGCAAATAGAGTTAATCCTGATGAGTTAAAGCATTATGATTTAGTGATATTAGATGTGATGATGCCAGAGATGTCAGGCTTTGACTTTTTAAAACAGTACAGAGAACTAATTGATGCCCCAATCATTCTTTTAACAGCAAAAGATTTTGAAAAAGATAAGCTTGAAGGATTTGCTTTAGGGGCGGATGACTATGTGACCAAACCTTTTTCTATCAAAGAAATAAGAGCACGAGTTGCCGCTCATCTAAGAAGAGAGCAACGACAAAAGCATCATCGACTGATTGATTATCCGGTGTCCTGTGACTTGATTGCCAAGCAGTTTTTTTACGAGGAAACGAAAGTATCACTTACCTCAAGTGAATATGAGTTATGTGAATTACTATTAAAAAATAAAGGGCAAGTTTTTTCAAAAGAACAGCTTTATACGTCTATTTATGGATTAGAAGCAGTGGGAGATAGTCAAACAACGATTACAGAACGAGTGAAGCAGATTCGAGCAAAATTTGATTTAGTTGGCATTAATCCAATTAAAACAGTATGGGGAGTTGGGTATAAATGGCAAATCGAAAAGGACTGA
- a CDS encoding AzlC family ABC transporter permease codes for MKRKAFETALPYTLPICVGFLFLGMSYGFLMRSMGFSVWYPMLMSFFIYAGSMEFVTANLLMSAYNPLYAFVLTLLVNVRHIFYGISMLDKYKNTGWKKFYLIYGMCDESFTINCTVTPPKDVDKGWFMFFVTLLNQIYWVGGATLGALLGSVITFDTTGIEFVMTALFVVMFINQWEESSDHRPALIGLISSFICLILLGADHFMLPAMALIILIFTLDRKNLDKQEVTT; via the coding sequence ATGAAAAGAAAAGCGTTCGAAACAGCTCTGCCCTACACACTGCCAATTTGTGTTGGGTTTTTGTTTTTAGGAATGTCTTATGGTTTTTTGATGCGTAGTATGGGGTTTAGTGTGTGGTATCCAATGCTCATGAGTTTTTTTATCTATGCTGGTTCAATGGAATTTGTCACAGCTAATTTACTCATGTCAGCTTACAACCCACTTTATGCCTTTGTTTTGACGCTTTTAGTCAATGTTAGACACATATTTTACGGTATTTCTATGTTGGATAAATATAAAAATACCGGTTGGAAAAAGTTCTATCTTATTTATGGTATGTGTGATGAATCATTCACGATAAATTGTACCGTCACACCACCAAAAGATGTCGATAAAGGATGGTTTATGTTTTTTGTGACATTACTAAATCAGATTTATTGGGTAGGCGGCGCAACACTTGGTGCATTACTTGGTTCAGTTATCACATTTGATACAACTGGCATTGAATTTGTGATGACTGCTTTATTTGTTGTCATGTTTATCAATCAATGGGAAGAATCCTCCGATCATAGACCAGCTCTCATTGGATTGATTAGTTCATTTATTTGTTTAATTTTATTAGGAGCTGACCATTTTATGTTGCCGGCAATGGCTTTAATTATTTTAATTTTTACTTTAGATAGAAAAAATCTTGATAAACAGGAGGTGACGACATGA
- a CDS encoding efflux RND transporter periplasmic adaptor subunit produces MSKKKKVVIGSIIGLVVIAAIGGKMVLSKKEPVNTKEEEKIEFYTVENVDQVFINGVVTPVMSKEFTKDTTLGKLGDLNVKNGENVTKDTVLYQYLDETTDSQIRDLKFQIESTQAEKEKAARQMQLEINEMNNVSTSESGEAASSPVSKESIELKYDLGSYDIKMSQLQTQINELSEKQVNKVIAPFDGQVIIPQDQNRDSAILTLSSTDFYVEGSVNEKDLEKVKEKQLADVRTIADNKPYKGEVTYVSNIPNTQQATEGGASNSGNSLSTYTVKLSLKDAKEIRKGFHVQASIKLEDKKIEIPKEAVKVDDKTKEVYVLVDDFGTIAKRVVETTDQGASKDKIIVTSGLEGLDRVIISSKASLTVGEPTPGGEVTENEGGEK; encoded by the coding sequence ATGTCAAAAAAGAAAAAAGTGGTTATTGGGAGTATTATTGGGTTGGTAGTGATTGCTGCAATCGGTGGGAAAATGGTGTTATCGAAAAAAGAGCCAGTAAACACAAAGGAAGAAGAAAAAATTGAGTTTTATACCGTTGAAAATGTTGATCAAGTGTTTATTAATGGTGTGGTAACTCCTGTTATGTCAAAAGAATTTACCAAAGATACAACTCTAGGTAAATTGGGTGATTTAAACGTAAAAAATGGTGAAAATGTCACAAAAGATACAGTGCTTTATCAATACTTAGATGAGACAACAGACTCTCAAATTAGAGACTTGAAATTTCAAATTGAATCAACACAAGCCGAAAAAGAAAAAGCTGCAAGACAAATGCAACTTGAAATAAATGAAATGAATAATGTGTCAACCTCAGAATCAGGAGAAGCTGCCAGTAGCCCTGTATCGAAAGAAAGCATAGAATTAAAATATGATTTAGGTAGTTATGATATTAAAATGAGTCAATTACAAACACAAATTAATGAATTAAGCGAAAAACAGGTTAATAAAGTCATTGCACCTTTTGACGGTCAGGTTATTATTCCACAAGACCAAAACAGAGATAGTGCCATTTTAACGTTATCATCAACTGATTTTTATGTTGAAGGTAGTGTCAATGAGAAAGACTTAGAAAAAGTTAAAGAAAAACAATTAGCGGACGTTAGAACCATTGCGGATAATAAACCATACAAAGGTGAAGTCACTTATGTGTCTAATATTCCAAATACCCAGCAAGCAACAGAAGGTGGTGCATCAAATAGTGGGAATTCTTTATCAACTTACACAGTAAAATTAAGTTTAAAAGATGCAAAAGAAATTCGCAAAGGATTCCATGTACAAGCTTCGATTAAGCTAGAAGATAAAAAAATAGAAATACCAAAAGAAGCCGTAAAAGTAGATGATAAAACGAAAGAAGTTTATGTACTCGTTGATGATTTTGGCACAATTGCAAAACGGGTAGTTGAAACGACCGATCAAGGGGCATCAAAAGATAAAATTATCGTAACAAGTGGATTAGAAGGCTTAGATCGTGTCATTATTTCATCCAAAGCATCTTTAACAGTAGGTGAACCAACTCCTGGAGGTGAAGTTACCGAAAATGAAGGAGGAGAAAAATAA
- a CDS encoding sensor histidine kinase KdpD produces MANRKGLTRLVTTYAVMELLYTFFVMIFFFLLLNILVNTGIVYPANYPESQLGKVEKDFKSESWTPEQLPFFYKYEYIKNGQVVDRNISETYQPYVKKAQETARASKDSFIGARVFRYYTTNDKELVVSYKLSPFFASQKLNQLIPHFEGFYWLVVFLVWISGFLFLIVRLTKILKREIKKISTASVYIQQQNLDYPRINSDYKEINDVLSTIDLLANDLKKSLQEQWQMQETKRDLIESVTHDIRTPITLIKGNLELLDEEALTASSSERVKDIEKGVSRLEVYVERLKQISSHVTEEKMPVSEEVLSRWIDVARLLCDTHQRQLSLMETDTSSIPLETENVTMALQNIISNSIEHSNLNSTITLDFRDLETEYRVTITDEGTGFSDLFLASSPSKYMSSKLDNTTSHGLGLYHVKEMVERHHGTLLIENRPEKNQTGAKVTLVFGK; encoded by the coding sequence ATGGCAAATCGAAAAGGACTGACTCGTTTGGTCACAACATACGCTGTGATGGAGTTACTTTATACGTTTTTCGTCATGATTTTTTTCTTTTTACTACTAAATATATTGGTCAATACTGGTATTGTTTACCCAGCTAATTACCCTGAAAGTCAGTTGGGTAAAGTTGAAAAAGACTTTAAATCTGAGAGTTGGACACCAGAACAACTGCCGTTTTTTTATAAGTATGAGTATATTAAAAATGGGCAAGTGGTGGATCGTAACATCAGTGAGACTTATCAACCTTATGTCAAAAAAGCACAAGAAACAGCAAGAGCGTCAAAAGATAGTTTTATTGGGGCAAGAGTGTTTCGATACTACACTACAAATGATAAAGAACTAGTTGTCAGCTACAAATTAAGTCCATTCTTTGCATCACAAAAACTTAATCAGTTGATTCCACATTTTGAAGGTTTTTATTGGCTCGTTGTTTTTTTGGTTTGGATAAGTGGTTTTTTATTTTTGATTGTGAGATTAACTAAGATACTAAAAAGAGAGATTAAAAAAATATCAACAGCCAGTGTCTACATTCAGCAACAAAATCTTGATTATCCAAGAATAAACAGTGACTATAAAGAAATTAATGACGTATTATCTACCATTGATTTATTGGCAAATGATTTAAAGAAATCTCTGCAAGAACAGTGGCAAATGCAAGAAACGAAACGAGACTTAATTGAGTCAGTGACTCATGATATTAGAACACCCATTACGTTAATAAAAGGGAATCTTGAATTGTTAGATGAAGAAGCGTTGACTGCTAGTTCAAGTGAACGGGTGAAAGATATTGAAAAAGGCGTATCACGATTAGAAGTTTACGTTGAAAGATTAAAACAGATTTCAAGTCATGTCACTGAAGAAAAAATGCCAGTGAGTGAAGAGGTGTTAAGTCGTTGGATTGATGTCGCACGTTTATTATGTGACACTCATCAACGACAACTTAGCCTAATGGAAACTGACACAAGTTCTATTCCACTAGAAACTGAAAATGTCACGATGGCGTTACAAAATATAATCAGTAACTCAATCGAGCATTCTAACCTAAATTCAACGATTACATTAGATTTTAGAGATTTAGAGACAGAGTATCGAGTGACCATAACAGATGAAGGAACAGGATTTTCGGATTTATTTTTAGCCTCATCACCTAGTAAATATATGTCAAGTAAGCTAGATAATACGACTTCTCATGGTTTAGGTTTGTATCATGTGAAAGAAATGGTTGAACGACATCATGGGACATTACTCATCGAAAATCGTCCAGAAAAAAATCAAACAGGTGCGAAAGTGACACTAGTATTCGGGAAATAA
- a CDS encoding ABC transporter permease gives MLKNLLLSTFLSLRAHKLRVFLTMVGIIIGITAVVTVSAIGEGMKQSSLKVMESTDANVIRLIYKVDQSDDSIGFQDEEPFAFDKLDLKLLRGLDGVDTISADYGFGFGAKEMVTSTLNYFDTSGSGQIVATSKTNTPVGFGNSFTTEQLESNSIIITYDTMQSTLGIRKPKDIIGRAIDVDGIKFLVVGVKPKIDDGAMIMDDSAFFDEVPKKAFNDLAKNKPINAIKLKMTEHGDRQAVIDQANTLLKEQHPNLVGTFEEDRSNEQARQQIESMLQAVVTGLLFITAISLLVGGIGVMNIMYVSVSERKREIGIRRAIGAKPITILLQFLLEAAFITLIGGVIGIFFGWGLATLISTFADGITAIVSPSMAILSASISAGIGLIFGVIPAINAAKLDPIKAIYQ, from the coding sequence ATGCTTAAAAATCTATTATTAAGTACTTTCTTAAGTTTAAGGGCACATAAACTACGTGTTTTTTTAACGATGGTTGGAATTATTATTGGAATCACAGCTGTTGTGACAGTATCAGCAATCGGTGAAGGGATGAAGCAAAGTAGCTTAAAAGTAATGGAATCTACCGATGCTAACGTGATTCGTCTAATCTATAAGGTTGATCAGAGTGATGATAGTATTGGCTTTCAAGACGAAGAGCCGTTTGCGTTTGACAAACTTGATTTAAAACTGTTAAGAGGACTCGATGGTGTTGATACCATTAGTGCTGATTATGGGTTTGGATTCGGTGCTAAAGAGATGGTGACGAGTACACTAAACTATTTTGACACTTCAGGTAGTGGTCAAATTGTGGCAACAAGTAAAACGAATACACCAGTTGGTTTTGGAAATAGTTTTACTACTGAGCAATTAGAATCAAATAGTATTATCATCACGTATGATACCATGCAATCAACGCTAGGCATCCGAAAACCTAAAGATATTATTGGAAGAGCGATTGATGTTGATGGTATAAAATTTTTGGTAGTTGGTGTAAAGCCTAAGATTGATGATGGTGCCATGATAATGGATGATTCCGCCTTTTTTGACGAAGTACCTAAAAAAGCGTTTAATGACCTTGCAAAGAATAAACCAATCAATGCAATCAAATTAAAAATGACAGAACACGGTGATAGACAAGCCGTTATTGATCAAGCAAATACATTACTTAAAGAACAACACCCTAATTTAGTTGGAACATTTGAAGAAGATCGTTCAAATGAACAAGCACGACAACAAATTGAATCGATGCTTCAAGCAGTTGTAACAGGATTATTATTTATTACAGCTATTTCACTTTTAGTTGGTGGAATTGGCGTGATGAATATCATGTATGTGTCTGTTTCTGAACGTAAAAGAGAAATTGGGATTAGACGAGCCATTGGGGCAAAACCCATTACTATTTTATTACAATTTTTATTAGAAGCAGCGTTTATTACACTAATTGGTGGCGTCATTGGGATCTTCTTTGGATGGGGACTTGCAACACTGATTTCCACTTTTGCAGATGGTATTACAGCAATTGTTAGTCCAAGTATGGCAATACTCTCAGCGTCTATTTCAGCAGGAATTGGGTTAATATTTGGTGTTATACCAGCTATTAATGCAGCCAAATTAGATCCTATAAAAGCAATTTATCAATAA
- a CDS encoding branched-chain amino acid transporter permease — protein MMTTMSFPHQLITIGVVVIGTMLTRFLPFILFPENKTPPVYITYLGNVLPYATMGLLVVFCLKDAVTRVFAFPELLAILLIVIIHKWKHSTFLSIGLGTIFYMVLVQTISF, from the coding sequence ATGATGACAACCATGTCTTTTCCACACCAACTCATTACGATTGGCGTTGTAGTGATTGGTACCATGCTTACCAGGTTTTTACCATTTATATTATTTCCAGAAAATAAAACACCTCCTGTTTATATTACATATCTAGGAAACGTTTTACCTTATGCCACGATGGGTTTGTTAGTTGTATTTTGTCTAAAAGATGCCGTCACAAGAGTCTTTGCGTTTCCTGAATTACTCGCAATTTTACTGATTGTCATCATCCATAAGTGGAAACACAGCACCTTTTTAAGTATAGGATTAGGAACCATTTTTTATATGGTACTAGTACAAACTATTTCATTTTAA
- a CDS encoding ABC transporter permease has translation MNNYIKAEFIKDKRSANATLMKLVPVIVVVFNLLMVSLMGVAPTGKSYVMATTFNWYPILILPVILSLLVVNSCSKETPSHLVSQKSLGVSGSKMLFAKNVVVLAELFVMLILSSVLADGLGIFIFKETIHIKTLIMATITLFIGSLPVVGMSFLLFYVVHKKVVVILINFLLVFPSALIAVQSKWVFFPWAYSLRMLAPIIGVHPNGTFLTEENPLMTTHATYLGIMLSLMVYLLILITLTIIIRRKDHD, from the coding sequence ATGAATAACTATATAAAGGCAGAATTCATTAAAGACAAACGTTCTGCTAATGCGACCTTGATGAAACTTGTTCCAGTGATTGTTGTAGTGTTTAATTTATTGATGGTCAGTCTAATGGGAGTAGCACCAACTGGTAAAAGTTACGTGATGGCAACGACCTTTAATTGGTATCCAATTTTGATTTTACCTGTCATATTAAGTTTATTGGTAGTCAATAGTTGCAGTAAGGAAACACCATCACACCTTGTTAGTCAAAAGAGTTTGGGAGTCAGTGGAAGTAAAATGTTGTTTGCAAAAAATGTGGTGGTATTAGCTGAATTATTTGTTATGTTAATTTTATCTTCTGTACTGGCAGATGGATTAGGGATATTTATTTTTAAGGAAACAATTCACATTAAGACCTTAATCATGGCTACCATCACACTTTTTATAGGTAGTTTGCCTGTTGTTGGCATGTCATTTTTATTATTTTATGTCGTTCATAAAAAAGTGGTGGTTATCTTAATAAACTTTTTATTGGTTTTTCCTTCAGCGTTAATAGCAGTCCAATCAAAATGGGTCTTTTTCCCATGGGCATATAGCTTACGTATGCTTGCACCAATTATAGGGGTCCATCCAAATGGCACATTTTTAACTGAGGAGAATCCATTGATGACTACTCATGCAACTTATTTAGGTATTATGTTAAGTTTAATGGTTTATCTACTTATTTTAATTACTTTGACCATTATTATTAGGAGGAAAGACCATGACTAA
- a CDS encoding lantibiotic protection ABC transporter ATP-binding protein, whose product MTNIIEIKGVSKQFKHQTVLDNISLTIEEGTVYGLLGPNGAGKSTLLKIITQVIKPDSGTIYFDSHELNQSDLLEIGAIIESPAIYPNLTAYENLDVLATLLNIEKTRIKEVLSVVSLENTGKKLAKDFSFGMKQRLGIAMALIHQPRLLILDEPTNGLDPVGIQELRELIKSFSKQGITVILSSHILSEVQQVADKVGIINHGHLRYEGKNDMTGTHLEDLFMTIIKKDGKDYE is encoded by the coding sequence ATGACAAACATAATTGAAATAAAAGGAGTATCAAAACAATTTAAACATCAAACTGTTTTAGATAATATCTCATTAACGATAGAAGAAGGCACAGTCTATGGCTTATTAGGACCAAATGGGGCTGGGAAATCAACCTTATTAAAAATTATTACTCAAGTAATTAAACCAGATTCTGGAACGATTTACTTTGACTCACATGAATTAAACCAATCTGATTTACTTGAGATAGGGGCGATTATAGAAAGTCCAGCTATTTATCCTAACTTAACAGCTTATGAAAATTTAGACGTTTTAGCGACCTTACTTAATATAGAAAAAACACGTATCAAAGAGGTTCTATCCGTTGTGTCGTTAGAAAACACTGGAAAAAAGCTAGCAAAAGATTTTTCTTTTGGGATGAAACAACGTTTAGGCATTGCGATGGCATTGATTCATCAACCAAGGTTATTGATTTTAGATGAACCAACAAATGGTTTAGATCCTGTTGGGATACAAGAATTAAGAGAGTTAATCAAATCATTTTCAAAACAAGGAATAACCGTGATTTTGTCCAGTCATATTTTAAGTGAAGTACAACAAGTTGCTGATAAAGTAGGGATCATCAATCATGGACATTTACGTTACGAAGGGAAAAATGATATGACGGGTACTCATCTTGAAGACTTGTTTATGACTATCATCAAAAAGGATGGTAAGGATTATGAATAA
- a CDS encoding DUF1002 domain-containing protein, protein MNKFKKILLGLTLLSTVGLSTQVSAAEKAKDEGWDIPNIALGNGLTDAEKQQTRDILTKDLSKVSMLSGANTQNINEYIVDGNDLVKYVTDVPEFTSSSKAYSSALIARTKSGSGVTVDIVTPDKITARTEAMYRSAAITSGVYDAYIRIASVRPMDGSGALAGIYKIYDEVDPASNQTEQKERDEKREVAQDQMQVVSAIDQQNQDNKDYSSENILVMLADIQMELQKINKKLSDMSDEKKKQEVTNVVDEQIEKNGLQEAITPELKTQVVNNMVNFTNTSAITDKELTSQLSGFKDDIVKNGKEFKDNLLSEENVEKAKGIWQKIKDFFSNLFK, encoded by the coding sequence ATGAATAAATTTAAAAAGATTTTACTAGGTCTTACACTACTTTCAACAGTTGGATTAAGTACGCAAGTTTCGGCTGCAGAAAAAGCGAAAGATGAAGGATGGGATATTCCAAATATCGCATTAGGTAATGGCTTAACAGATGCTGAAAAGCAACAAACACGTGATATTTTAACAAAAGACCTGAGTAAAGTATCCATGTTAAGTGGAGCAAACACTCAGAATATAAATGAATACATTGTTGATGGCAATGATTTAGTGAAATATGTGACCGACGTTCCAGAATTTACCAGTTCGTCAAAAGCTTATTCAAGTGCGTTGATTGCTCGTACAAAAAGTGGGTCAGGTGTTACCGTAGATATTGTGACACCAGATAAAATTACCGCAAGAACTGAAGCAATGTATCGTTCAGCAGCGATTACAAGTGGTGTGTATGATGCCTACATTCGTATTGCAAGCGTTCGACCAATGGATGGTAGTGGTGCATTAGCTGGTATTTATAAGATTTATGATGAAGTAGATCCTGCCTCTAATCAAACAGAACAAAAAGAGCGTGATGAAAAGCGTGAAGTAGCACAAGATCAAATGCAAGTGGTTTCTGCCATTGATCAACAAAACCAAGATAATAAAGATTATTCTTCAGAAAACATCTTAGTCATGTTAGCTGATATTCAAATGGAATTACAAAAAATTAATAAGAAATTAAGTGACATGTCTGATGAGAAAAAGAAACAAGAAGTAACCAATGTGGTTGACGAACAAATTGAGAAAAACGGCCTGCAAGAAGCCATTACACCAGAACTAAAAACGCAAGTCGTCAATAACATGGTGAACTTTACTAATACAAGTGCCATCACAGATAAAGAATTAACCAGTCAATTATCTGGGTTTAAAGATGACATTGTGAAAAATGGTAAAGAATTTAAAGATAATTTATTGTCAGAAGAAAATGTCGAAAAAGCAAAAGGAATTTGGCAAAAGATTAAAGATTTCTTCTCAAACTTATTTAAATAA